CGGAAGTGATCCTGATGTCGGGACAATAACTTCCGGGTGTGGAGAGAAGGCAGGCGGGGATCTGCTCAGTGATCCCAGTAGATCTTGATCACTCAGGTGAGATCCTGTATTACCCAATAGGAAGAGCTGGGCTGTCTGCCACATTATATCTGCtgttattacatattatataatattacatattactACATTCAGTATTACATAGTATTACATTcagtattatataatattagATACATTATTACATTCAGTATTACatagtattatataatattatatacagtattacatagtaTTACATTcagtattatataatattacatacagtattacataGTATTACATTcagtattatataatattacatacagtattacataGTATTTCATAGTATTACATAATATTacatacattattacatattattacataatattagatacattattacattcagtattacataatattatatacagtattacatacagtattatatagtATTTCATAATATTACATactattacatacagtattaaatAGTACTACataacattacatacagtattaaatagtattacataatattacatacagtattatatattattacataacattacatacaatattacataatattacatacagtattaaataatattacatattactacattcagtattaaatacagtattacatagtattacataatattgcatacagtattacatattattatataatattacatacatattacatacagtattacatattattacataatattacatacagtattacatattacatatagtATTGCAGAATATTACATACAGTATCAAATAGTATTACataatattacatacagtattacatattatTACATAATATTACATACAGTACTAAATAGTATTACATaatgttacatacagtattacataGTATTACATAATGTtacaaacattattatataatattacatacagtattatataatattacatacatTATTACATAATATTACATACTGCCATCACTATACATAGCAGCATCAGTTCCAGTGCAGCCATGTCCCAAATAAAGCAATGAATCGTATATCCTTCATGTCATATTTTAGCCTTTAAATGGTCCACTCAGTGGATGCTGCCATGTTGGATGAAGAACCAGTATTGACTGCTTCCTAGTGATTGGCTAGGCTCTATCACTCATGAATATTGGCCATGCCCACAACATGGCTGTCTACAGTGTGTGGACTCACCGATGCACCATCGCACCCCGGCCCTGCTCCATCTCACCTTTGGCTTGTACCCTCTCCTGGGCAGTCTGTCGCCTGACCTATTATAGCTGTAAAAGAGGTGCTTGGACGTCTCCAGGATTTAGGGAACCCATACCTTCCACCTATTACCCTTGGGACACGGCATTCAGTTCCCAGACCTCCTTCTTATTTCCCACTTGTATTATCCTGACCTGAAATAACTAAATGGATTTTTAAGGCGAATTTTCAACATCCATTTCCACTTCATTCAGCTCAGAATAATACAGATGGAGGATTAGTGAGAAACAAACGGGCTGTGTTAGGAAGTGTGTGAACCAGATCCCAGTTTAATATCACTGCCTGACTCTGCTATCTCCTCATTTCATAGTGCACCACCGGGACACTGGACCTCCTCTGTGATGTAAGGGTAAGAATACAGGTTAAAAAATATGGGGAGGGCGGGTTCTCTCTCCATCCAGGGATgacttatttttctttaaactGTCTTTTTGTCATATCCAAAAAATCATTGCAAAAACTCATAACCCCACTTGGGCACTAAGAAACCTGGGGGGGGACGACGGACATTAGACTAGCTCAAGGCAAGTGATAAAAAAATCACAGTTGATCTACACTAAGGACTGTCATTAAAATGTTAACCGCAGCACTTAGTATTTTAGGATTCAAGCGTGTTGACCTTGTTCAAGGCAGTGACTTGTCCATTCTTATGATTGTGTAAGTGATgagagggctgcatgtgataTGGTATAGACAGCATTGTAAATAGCAGGACAAAGGTATGTAACATCTGGTAAACCAGGTACAGAAACATAATCCATAGCAGTTAGTTTCAAAGCAAGGGGCAAAATATAAAGAAATCCAAACCTGATAGTCGTACCCAAAGATAGCAGTAAGCCCCTATACTGGTCAACGCTAGGACATCATGTCCACTGTTTTATAGACCAAAAAATCACATGCATCTTGAGTGATACGCCAACTTACAAAAGTGACATTGTTACACTTACATCAAATCTTTTCACTCTTGATGCTGGGGTAATGTAATTTGGCAGGGAGAGAATCATCTAAACATTGGAGTATGCATGTAAAGAAGCCAGGGCAGACCAGTACCCAGTGAAGTTCATACAAAATTAAATCCAAATTTAATATGTCATCAGGAGATTGAGGTTCGTCTAGCATTAGCCTTTTAGAAAACAACAACTCGACTTCTTCCTTATTCTGAACAGtacattcccatttcaaaattgAGAGGTGTAGATGGTGCTCACAGTCTTTGATGGTGTCCTCCCATTATACGTAGAGTCTTCAGCATTGATGACCTGTTCTTGTTGGACATACTTGGTACATCAACATTATTGCAACTACTTGACTATAATCCATCATTGCCTGATTAGAGAGCTGAGACTTGCTGGACAAGTAGCATCATGGTAAACACAAGCGGTGAGATTTAACTTGTTGTGCAGGTCAACTCCAACTGACGCCTATTGGAGATGACCATTAGGTCTCTTAATTCAAGGGTTCCAGCTGTCCTAAACTTGACATATCGCCTATTTTACTATCTGtttttatcatcatcaatttTATTGTGCTCATTATTGGTTCTCTTTCATTAGGGGCCATTGGAATTTCATACAGATCAAACATCTTTCTCGAGGATGGATTTAGACAAAGATCCAGTGGCTCAGACAATCTTAAATCTCACTGTGGATATTATCTTCTtactgaccggagaggtgagggatCATGGGAAATGTCAGTGACGTCACTCTTTTCTCtattaataaaacagaaatatgcAGAGTATCAACATAGAATATACTGAGGATACATGTGGCATTAAATTGGGACATACGCAATGTTTTGGTTTATAGAGAACCTCAGGGACATTTTACATTAGTGAAAGGGAAGGATCTAGTGAGTAGATGTACTTCTGTAAAGGAAGAGACATGTTTGTATAGTGGGTGTCTGTTTCTGATATTTTTTCATGTCTTTCGATACATAGGATTACACAGTTGTGAAGAAGTATGGTGAGCGTCTGAAACCCAGAGGCCGTCCCTGTGTTTTAACAGgactgagcaggacccagagccccatgacagtgcctccacctcactcactgatacaagagagagacaatgaccagaggattctagaactcaccaacaagatcattcagctgctgactggagaggtgactgctgggaatgggacattatacagtaacaccaggggatgtgtccgggtgatgactgtatcattgtgtgtcagtcaggttcctataaggtgtgaggatgtcactgtctatttctccatttAGGTGTGGAAGTATTTaggacacaaggatctgtacaaAGAGCTGATGACGGAGGATCACTGGCTCATCAAATTTCCAGGTAAAGGGAAATTTCTGTTTAAATTCTTAGTTGAATAATTTTTGTGTAAATATATCCatatattcattattgaatttaaCAACCTTTACTACCTACTAATTATGGGTCCGTTCACCTTCAACATCTTATCCTATTGGGTCATGTATGGCTAGCTGACAAGGGGTGTGGGAACAGAGCTCCACAGACCAGCCTGTAGGCAGCAGTATTCCCAGGCCCTCTACAGACTAACCCGTAGGGAGTAGTATTCCCAGGCACTCCACAGACCAGCCTGTAGGAAGCAGTATTCCCAGGCTCTCTACAGACCAGCCCGTAGGAAGCAGTATTCCTAGGCACTCCACAGACCAGCCTGTAGGAAGCAGTATTCCCAGGCTCTCTACAGACCAGCCCGTAGGAAGCAGTATTCCTAGGCACTCCACAGACCAGCCTGTAGGCAGCAGTATTCCTAGGCACTCCACAGACCAGCCTGTAGGAAGCAGTATTCCCAGGCCATCTACAGACTAGCCCGTAGGAAGCAGTATTCCTAGGCACTCCACAGACCAACCCGTAGGAAGCAGTATTCCCAGGCACTCCACAGACCAGCCCGTAGGAAGCAGTATTCCTAGGCACTCCACAGACCAACCCGTAGGCTGCAGTATTCCCAGGCCCTCCACAGACCAGCCTGTAGAGAGCAATATTCCTTGGCCCTACACATACCAACCGATAGGCAGCAGTAGTCCCAGGCTCTCTACAGACCAGCCCGTAAGAAGCAGTATTCCCAGGCTCTCTACAGACCAGTAGGGAGCAGTATTCCCAGGCCCTCCACAGACCAGCCTGTAGGAAGCAGTATTCCCAGGCCCTCCACAGACCAGCCTGTAGGCAGCAGTATTCCCAGGCCCTCCACAGACCAGCCTGTAGGCAGCAGTAGTCCCAAGCCCTCCACAGACCAGCCTGTAGAGAGCAATATTCCCTGGCCCTACACAGACCAACCTGTAGGCAGCAGTATTCCCAGACCCTCCACAGACCAACCCATAGGCAGCAGTATTCCCAGGCCCTCTACAGACCAACCCGTAGGCAGCAGAATTCCCAGGCCCTCCACAGACCAACCAATAGGAATCAGTAGTCCCAGGCCCTCTACAGACCAACCCGTAGGCAGCAGTATTCCCAGGCCCTCCACAGACCAACCCATAGGAATCAGTAGTCCCAGGCCCTCTACAGACCAACCCGTAGGCAGCAGTATTCCCAGGCCCTCCACAGACCAGCCTGTAGGCAGCAGTATTCCCAGGCCCTCCACAGAACAGCCCTTAGGCAGCAGTCGTCCCAGGCCTTACACAGACCAGCCTGTAGGACGCAGGTAGCAGCGATCGAGTCATGTGTCAAACTTCTCTTGATTTATACCTTCACCACAAAGACTGAAGAGGTTTGGACTAACATTACTATACTGCACTATGAGCTGTCTAAAGTCCAGAACCGTTTGGTCTGCATCTTGGAGGGCCACATTCAAACATTGGAGCCTGGAGTCTCTGCAACTAAGAAATAACTCACTGTTAAGGCCCGAGCCAAAGAATCTGAAAACCGTCTACGTTAGAACAATGGCTGATTTCTGGGCCTTTGCAAAAAAAGAGTTCCCATCGATTCTCAACTTAACCTCTCTGCCAGCACCGCTGGTGATAGAAAGGGTGCACAACATTCCAAACCATGCACTCCTCCAGATGCTTCAACTAGACTATTCCTGGCCGggttttacattttaatgttctCCAATAGAAAAGACACACAATTAATTCAATAAATGCCCTTTGCGTGCtaacataaaataatatcatGATACCTTTCTCGGCTCCAGGTCCAATAACTTGCCAGAGGCTGGATGGCAGTATCTTCCAGAGAAGTTCATACACTGATCATGGACTATTGGATTGAGATAATCATGTACCTGCTGGAGCTTTCGGTGCCTTTATAATTTAGCCGGCATCAACATTTGGCAGACATGAACTGTGGGAGGTTGGGCCATCACATTAAAGTATTTGATGAGCCCACTGGGTCACACATTCAGAGGCTGTATTGGTTTCTCACTGACCCTGTGActttatctgtatatatatatatatatatatatatatatatatatatatatatatatatatatatatatatatatatatatatattaagatatccAAACTCACCAAGTTGGGGGTGGTGGTCAACGTAGTCTACTCAAGGTTATTTTTACCCTTCTATTTGTTTAGGAAGCTGTCCATTCCCTCTCGCTTTTATATTTACAGGATACAAGCTGATTCTATCAATATTACTTGCACGTCTGTGCTACTTTCCAACACCGTTCTGATAATCTCTTGGAATGTGAGAGGGATAATggataaatataacaaatacatggGTCTAGATTTACTATAAAACGACGTGTGCAGCGTTTTTAATACGGTTAATGGCGGTTTTATCCAGCGGGTTGGAGGTTCAAATTCAATCTGCCAGTGATGTTCATCGGTTCAAGATCATCTAAGTCTAATGCTTAAGGATAAGAGGCTGCTCCTCTTGGGATGTCAATTTTTAAATTGGCCCTTTTGTATGCTGATTTTTCagcggtttggcctttagtaaatctggagAGAACTTCAAACAACTGTGAGTTTATTTGCATATGTTGAAAACATCCAGAGTCACCGATGATCATAAACAAAAACTGACAAAATactgacaaaacagccagtatttaacttatgtgcaaaataataaactaatttgcaccccttgcattgcaacatggttttgtccataaaacttaagtaagaaaacttactcaaattcttgcctaagttccttaatgaatcaggacccacAAGTTTAAATGTACCCCACATTTTCTTAAGTGGGAGAAAATGCTGTACCAAAACCTCTCAGCCAGGATCCAAACGGGGGGGAGTGTTGTCAACCCCTTTTTCGGGAACCCAACCTACAGGACTGCACTTTTTCACAGACTCTGTGCCACGGTTTCACAGCCTCTGGCTTTTGCCCCTGGAACTCACAagtctctgggctagatttactaagctgcgggtttgaaaaagtggggatgttgcctatagcaaccaatcagattctagctgtcattttgtagaaggtactaaataaatgaaagctagaatctgattggttgctataggcaacatccccactttttcaaacccgcagctttgtaaatctagccctaagagtgcaTCACTTTGGCACCgtacataaaaaaattaatctATAAACAGATGATTCTGTGCTGTTCCTGGATTACCCACAAGTCTCTCTTATGGCAGCTCTTCTAGTTATAGATCATCTTGGTCACTTCTCTGGATTAAAAGTGAGTTGAGGAAAGTAACTGATCTTTCCCATAGATGCTCAACCTGAGATTGTTATGCCCTCTCAGTACCCACTTATGATAAATAATACTCCATTATGGTATAATCAGACCCTTTCTGAGCTAACTAGATATGAGGGAGCAGATGGTTGGTTGAGTCAGGGTACTAGAACATAAAATAGGATGTATTTGACCAGTGGTGATCTCTTATACTTTTAACAGGTTCAGACACAACTCAGTATTCCTAGAGATTGATTATTCAGATGTTTGCAGTTGAATCATGTTATCTTGGCCCCCAGAGGGGGGATAGAATCAGGGAGGCTCAACTAGAGGCCGTGTCTTAAGGGCTCACGGCCTAAATTCATTTGTAAGGTGTATTCTGCGATGGTGCCACCTAATTCTCATAGACTTATTGCTCTTAGACAAATGCGGCACACATCTGGCCTACCACACTCTGGAGTCAATTTTGGCTTGAAGGTGGAAGCTAGACCCAGAAGTAGGTCTCCTGGAAGTACTTCGGGAGATTTAATCTTTGACCCTTTATAGTGATTGGATTGTATGTATACCTTTCCGGGCGGAGAAGCTTCTAAATGGTGTTTAGTACCAACATTTGCTGTAGCCAGTTTGTCTACATAACCTACTATCCCTTTAAAAGATGTCGACCTAGTAAGTGATCCTGTGGACAGACAAATGGAATGTTGCTTTAAGAAGCTCCACGTTTCCTCGGGTACAATATTAAAGTCTGGAGTAACTATGGCTTCCGTCTCCAGAGCACTTAAAGAGTTTTGTTGGATAGACTCTTCATTAGGATCCGCAAGAGAAAATAAGTAGACAGTATTTAATCAAAAGCATTGAAAGCATGCAAAAAGGAATTGGCTTCCTTTGTGAAGGCTTACTGAATACAATTCATTTCTCCTCTAGAAGTGTGGCTCTACAGTAATCACCCCGACAAGACTCACTGCGTCTTCTTCAGTGCGAATCGTCAGCAGCCCGACATATTCTTACTCACAAGTGTTTACCAGACTGACTTGGCGTGAATGCGATGAATGAACAGCCCGGCAGCGCAGAATGACGTAGATGTGCACGCCAGCACTGATCTTTCTACACTTAAGGGGGCAGTTATAGAATAGTTTAAGGCTACATTATGTAAGCCTTACTAAAAACACATTGTAGAGGCGGTGTCTCTTTCAGCCCTTAAGTGTGAAAGATTACTGTCGGAGTACACATCCACGTCACTCTGTGCCGCTTTTCGGCTATTTTtccggcggtttcaaaaccgTCGGATTTaataaagcccaaaccgccgtcaaaatggccacaaattacatttttcaaaaccaccactttacaaaccgccatcctgattgtatgttcatcattgttaaaaacagctgaatttactaagctgggttttcaaaaccgccgcaaaacaaccatccaaacggccaaaataaaagcggtggttgtgagtggctcaaactgctgctgtttaatatattttgccattcagaacataagagaaagcaccattgatatttaaaatatttggaaaatcgttatttattgataaagggacaaaattaatttaatattaacttatgggggaatttatttttttttaaattttttttaaaggcacactattatagcattatattatgtgggaaatttgaatatataatattataacctgattgttaatggtggatataattatttatattgcacaatttgtcattacattttgtccgaataatataataattcaattattttatccccttaatataatgatttatttttcccCTTATaagttatttaattaatttttgccCCTtactcaataaataatgattgccaacctaatttaaatgtcagtcgtgcttctcttatgttctgaatggcaaaatagttcagcCAGCATGTTTAAGCTATCTAGCCATTCTGGTAGGTATTAAAAGCATAGGGGTTTAGTACCCAACTCGGGATATAACAGGAAAcctttatttactgatgtaaaaatGTAGTTTTACATAATGACGGTAATGTGTATATAAACGCCTATGAtccttaaatcaaccatttatgttgtttttatttttttaaatatgctgcATCACTAGGCTATCTAATTGTAATCAAATCAGTGGCTGCATTATCTCTTTTCTCCAACAGAAATTAAACAGTGGAAATAAATTATAATgcctgtaaaacatttttttgcgaTTTTTCGGCAGAGACAGGGGTTTGACTGTAAGACATAAATGCATTATGTCATTACTGAATGCATGATGCAGATAAATTAGGTTCTTTTTGGatataatgtacatttatattttactgaTCATTCGTAGAAAAAATATGTGTAAAACAAGAATACTCAAGTGCATATGTTATAAATTTGCACTatgcattgtttaaaaaaaagctgtaaaaaagttaaaaaaaaatgcgcTAGAAAAGTTTTGTCACATCCTTTTGTTGTCCCCATGTGTTGGcttaaagagagaaaaaaatatatattttcccttgtacttaataaatatatattatattttttaatagattTGTCCAAGACAAGAGTAACAACAGGAGGATTTCATGATTATGCAACAGAACATCAAAATGTTATGGAACAGATCAAGCATCCAAAAGTTTCTAAATCATGTACCACAAACACCTATAacagtgtaaaatatttgtctgaGGACTCTGGTGAAGAAAGAAATCTCACAAACTACAACATTTGTACACCTATAggtcatacacaatatacatctactcatattaaggaggaatcagtctcatgtgatggaggaaacatcacagacactgacatttatacacccacagatcatacacaatatacatctactgatattaagaGGGAATCAGTCTTATGTGAAGGAGGAAACCTCTCAAACACTGATGTAAATACACCCACAGATCAGACAGCATATATAACTACtcttattaaggaggaatcagtctcatgtgatggaggaaatcTCACAGACACTGAAACATATACAGCCACTGACCATACGGAGACCAGTTCTACAATTGAGGATAATTCCGTAAGTATTCAGTACAATTGTTATACTAATAAAGCCACTCCAATATCTCACCACATAACACAATGTACAGACACAACGTATAACTGCCCTGAATGGTTTACTAATAACTCAGCCTTTGATATACACCAGAGGTTTCCCAATATAAATAGATCACAGCCAACTCACCCGATTATTGACAAAGGCATTTATTTGTttgcatgttctgaatgtgggaagtgttttccGTGCTCCTCGAAACTTACCAGACACCAGAGGATACACACAGGGGAGAGACCATATTCATGTTTTGTTTGTGGAAAAAAATTCACAAGTAGTACAAATCTTActacacatcagaggattcacactggagagaaaccatattcttgttcagaatgtgggaaatgttttacagggaGCTCAGATCTCGTAAAACATCGGAGAACTCACACGGGAGAGAAACCATTTGCTTGTTCTTATTGTGATAAATGTTTTGCAACTGCGTCCAGTCTCAGTATTCATCAAAGAGTTCACACTGGAGAGAAAATATTTTCTTGCTTTGAATGTGGGAAACGGTTTAGCTGTAGCTCATCACTGATCAAACATAGGAgaattcacactggagagaagccATATTGCTgtcctgaatgtgggaaatgttttacaagtgGCACAAATCTTATTACACATCGGAGAATTCACAccggagagaaaccatattcttgttcCACATGCGGAAAATGTTTTGCTGGTAGGTCAGATCTCGtcaaacatcagaggattcacacaggggagaaaccatattcttgtatGGAATGCGGGAAATGTTTTGCCCAAAAGAACTGTCTTATTAAACACCAGAGAgtacacacaggagagaagccattttcTTGCtcggagtgtgggaaatgtttttccagGGGTTCGAATCTTGTGACACATCAAAATGTCCATACAGGAGAGAAGCCCTACCCGTGCTCTGAATGTGGCAAATGTTTTGGACACAAGAGTAACTTGAATGCACATTTGAAAATTCATTCACAAGAAAAACAATTTATAGTTTAATAGCGTGAGACCAACTTGCACCTAAATTAATCCTCAATATAAAggtaaataaaatcaattttagaGAATAGtattctgttatttatttatgtttgttcatGTCTAAAAGGTTTTAATTTATACGTTTAAACAAGTAAAatttaaaacaacaaatataaCTACACCAAAATGAAACAAGCATagtagcaaaaaagaaaatataattacaatggatacaataaaataaaaatgacataaatATAACTTTCATAGTATGTTATAATAAAGcagtaaataaaaaagaaagtaaaCTGTTCAGGTTCGAGAGAGAATACTGTGGCCTTTTAGCCACTAATCCAGTAAATTTCCACTGTTAACCGTAATTACTTATACTCACTTTCCCCCGATGGACTGATTTAAAATCCGATGTTGCGCAGATTGAGGCTTTAATGGACTTTGTACAAGCCAAGTTAGAGGAGTTCATTCAATTCCAACAGATTGAAGAAATTAAATCCTATAATATTATTCAACAACTTAAACTATTATGTTATTAATGGGACAAACAGTATGATATTACCCAGCGCTGTTTAATCTCTCATAAAAAATTGTGATTATAAAACCAATAATGTGCGCGTGACACAGTCAAAATAATATTGATACTTATATTCAATTGTGACTTTTCCTCCAACGTTGTAAATAGAATTTTCACTCacagaaatgaaacaaaaaaagtatACATAGCATGATACTGTGATACAATCAATTTAAATGTGTAATAAAGATTCTTGAACTATtaattccttaaaaaaaaatcttcaaattttacaatgtaaatatgttcTTTACAAATAAATTCGAAATGTGTATTAATATTGGAGCATCTTCAGCATGAAAATAAATCGCTTTCTAATGGAGGAGATCCCTTAGGTGTTCCACTTACAGGATATAGTCTTGAATAAAAGCCTCCAAAGGTATCTTTAGAAATATTCtgttgtttatatataaatatatattaaagttaaaaaatcTAAGAGTCCCCTTAGGTATCTCACTTACAAGACATATTCTTGAATAGGAGCCTCAAAAAGTGTCTTTAGAAGAATTAAAATATgaccatcatcaccatgtatttatatagcgccactaattctgcagcgctgtacagagaactcacatcagtccctgccccattggggcttacagtctaaattcccctaacatacacacacagatagacagagactagggtcaatttgtttgcagccaattaacctaccagtatgtttttggagtgtgggaggaaaccggagcacccggaggaaacccacacaaacacggggagaacatacaaattcctcacagataaggccatggtcgggaattgaactcatggccccagtgctgtgaggcagaagtgctaaccactatgccaccgtgctgtgaggataccaggtttaACGTGACCTTCTGCGCCGCACAGCTCGCTTAcctggtacctatccaaggttcagaatcacccaggcaaatatctgaaataaaacaaataagattatttaacaaaatggtagcacaaaacagcaatacacatatttttaaaaaaaacttgcaacaaataaccctacagtctggcacagacaacatacagggtataacgaAAACCACTCActagtatccttgtcactttcaggcactgctgtctatcaatccaggCTTTTCCcctctcctttaagactaccagcaaaggtagcggcctTGAGTCACTGTCATTCCGCTGTCGGCGGACACACATCTCCcaaagacctggagaggtagatcaggggaCAGGCTGTACTCCAGGGatcgattgtccctttcctgtcaggggcagagatctatatctcaatgccagcctgacctcagctatcacttggtagtgaatgccaatttgctgtcctctgtagctctcttttaagcccaaaaatgacctcagcaatttcaggacctgcctgattgatccttttctgtgtttacctttcacaggtaaacatacagacaaagggatagcagatgagtcactcctgatttaattaggaacagatattgttctgtggctatacagcagagtttgtttaaacaggagagatcacaaaaTTAGTTCCTCCactttt
The nucleotide sequence above comes from Mixophyes fleayi isolate aMixFle1 chromosome 6, aMixFle1.hap1, whole genome shotgun sequence. Encoded proteins:
- the LOC142095501 gene encoding uncharacterized protein LOC142095501; protein product: MMENHQPLTLLDLPEEGTTLYSTLHIKEESVSCDGGNLTDIDIYTPTDHTQYTSTHIKEESVSCEEEEEDLTDTDSCTPTDITQLEYICVKIKDESNSSGDGNLSESELYTHNTSANTDPFYTGDPNTQTATDPTDMLYNCTECHTWFNSNLDLIEHQMLHTERSLSCHECGKHFSYKSQLVLHERSHTGEKPFSCPECGKCFASKSNLGDHQKIHEGGRHFPCTQCGKAFTTRVNLVTHVRIHTGEKPFSCTECGRCFTSKSNFNTHQKYHTGEKPFCCTECGKCFVVKSKLDRHQRNHTGEKPYLCTECGKCFSSLSNLNTHLKYHTEDKPFCCSECGKCFFMKSRLLRHQKCHTGEKPFSCAECGKRFTTNSDLVRHQTVHTGKKLPCSECGKCFTNNSGLVRHQRVHTGEKPFSCSECDKTFISKTTLVQHQRIHTGVKPYSCSVCQASFKTPTNLVLHQRIHTGEKPFLCSECGKCFLSKSYLVKHQRIHTGEKPFPCTICGRCFRQKSTLYKHVQTHRLQVDVQDMCTTGTLDLLCDVRVRIQGPLEFHTDQTSFSRMDLDKDPVAQTILNLTVDIIFLLTGEDYTVVKKYGERLKPRGRPCVLTGLSRTQSPMTVPPPHSLIQERDNDQRILELTNKIIQLLTGEVWKYLGHKDLYKELMTEDHWLIKFPDLSKTRVTTGGFHDYATEHQNVMEQIKHPKVSKSCTTNTYNSVKYLSEDSGEERNLTNYNICTPIGHTQYTSTHIKEESVSCDGGNITDTDIYTPTDHTQYTSTDIKRESVLCEGGNLSNTDVNTPTDQTAYITTLIKEESVSCDGGNLTDTETYTATDHTETSSTIEDNSVSIQYNCYTNKATPISHHITQCTDTTYNCPEWFTNNSAFDIHQRFPNINRSQPTHPIIDKGIYLFACSECGKCFPCSSKLTRHQRIHTGERPYSCFVCGKKFTSSTNLTTHQRIHTGEKPYSCSECGKCFTGSSDLVKHRRTHTGEKPFACSYCDKCFATASSLSIHQRVHTGEKIFSCFECGKRFSCSSSLIKHRRIHTGEKPYCCPECGKCFTSGTNLITHRRIHTGEKPYSCSTCGKCFAGRSDLVKHQRIHTGEKPYSCMECGKCFAQKNCLIKHQRVHTGEKPFSCSECGKCFSRGSNLVTHQNVHTGEKPYPCSECGKCFGHKSNLNAHLKIHSQEKQFIV